One window of the Leucobacter komagatae genome contains the following:
- a CDS encoding response regulator transcription factor, which translates to MRILLADDAALLREALQALLERLGHEVVATAGDATELVAVYRALETAPDLVVTDVRMPPSRTDDGLRAALEIRELSPEQPVLALSQYVADRYARDLLTLPEGGVGYLLKERVNRVADFDQALAAVTAGGTIIDPEVTRHLLRQGQPGPLAELTAREREVLELMAEGASNAEIAAQLYVSDAAVRKHIGSIFTRLGLQPSDENRRVRAILTYLQAR; encoded by the coding sequence ATGCGGATCCTGCTCGCCGATGACGCCGCCCTGCTGCGGGAAGCGCTCCAAGCGCTGCTTGAGCGGCTCGGGCACGAGGTCGTCGCCACGGCCGGCGACGCCACGGAACTCGTCGCCGTCTACCGGGCGCTCGAGACCGCGCCAGACCTCGTCGTGACCGACGTACGGATGCCGCCGTCTCGCACAGACGACGGGCTGCGCGCTGCGCTCGAGATCCGTGAGCTGTCGCCCGAGCAGCCCGTGCTCGCCCTGTCGCAGTACGTCGCAGACCGCTACGCCCGAGACCTGCTCACGCTGCCCGAGGGAGGGGTGGGATACCTGCTGAAAGAGCGGGTAAACCGCGTCGCCGACTTCGACCAGGCGCTCGCCGCCGTCACGGCTGGTGGAACCATCATCGACCCCGAGGTGACGCGGCACCTGTTGCGGCAGGGTCAGCCAGGGCCGCTCGCTGAGCTCACCGCTCGCGAGCGCGAGGTGCTGGAGCTCATGGCCGAGGGCGCGTCGAACGCCGAGATCGCGGCGCAACTCTACGTGAGCGACGCCGCGGTGCGCAAACACATCGGCAGCATCTTCACGCGGCTGGGGCTGCAGCCGAGCGACGAGAACCGGCGGGTGCGCGCGATCCTCACGTATCTGCAGGCGCGGTAG
- a CDS encoding sensor histidine kinase, with protein MRAQTVLQALMLPPWRYLGSLWPWRSLGFVVSSAILAPVLIAILVPTLLLLPLWGIALAWLDRRRLTLLGFPRPASGHVRVPPGERQNWLGVRLTEPATWRETLSLLLGIVFGAVSLATVGMQGLVIAAGVTMVGMAKRGELSANLFSDIVVTLGPENWWQPIPVVLLALPVFAYVNGLLAALHGGCVRWLIAPRIAEIDERVIRLTRSRAAIVAANEAERRRLERDLHDGVQQELVAIAARLGILELELAHGDDAARVAALEAAQKQTERALAALRDTVRGIHPAVLSDHGLAAALTELGARSAIPLRVDDRGFPRLSAECEAAAYFFVAEAVTNAAKHTSAPFVRVELSARSGRAFIDASDAGHGGIDIERGGGSGSGLRGLAERADALGGSLTVRSPVGGPTRLTLSLPLAAELSFTGPENRKGAEAHADPARR; from the coding sequence ATGAGAGCTCAGACGGTGTTGCAGGCGCTGATGCTGCCGCCGTGGCGCTACCTCGGGTCGCTCTGGCCGTGGCGCTCGCTCGGGTTCGTCGTGTCGAGCGCGATCCTCGCTCCCGTACTGATCGCGATCCTTGTACCGACGCTCCTGCTCCTGCCGCTCTGGGGGATCGCGCTCGCCTGGCTCGACAGGCGCAGGCTCACGCTGCTCGGCTTCCCGCGCCCGGCGAGCGGTCACGTGCGGGTGCCGCCGGGGGAGCGGCAAAACTGGCTCGGCGTGCGCCTCACCGAGCCGGCGACCTGGCGCGAAACGCTCTCCCTGCTGCTTGGCATCGTGTTTGGTGCGGTGTCGCTGGCCACCGTGGGTATGCAGGGCCTCGTGATCGCGGCAGGCGTGACGATGGTAGGAATGGCGAAGCGTGGCGAGCTGAGCGCGAACCTCTTCAGCGACATCGTGGTGACCCTGGGCCCTGAGAACTGGTGGCAGCCGATTCCTGTCGTACTGCTCGCGCTTCCGGTATTCGCCTACGTGAACGGGTTGCTCGCGGCCCTGCACGGCGGGTGCGTGCGGTGGCTCATCGCGCCGCGCATCGCAGAGATCGACGAGCGGGTCATCCGGCTCACCCGTTCGCGCGCGGCCATCGTGGCAGCAAACGAGGCCGAGCGTCGCAGGCTCGAGCGCGACCTCCACGACGGCGTGCAGCAGGAGCTCGTGGCGATCGCGGCCCGCCTCGGAATCCTTGAACTCGAGCTCGCCCACGGTGACGACGCGGCGCGCGTCGCGGCACTGGAGGCGGCCCAGAAGCAGACCGAGCGCGCGCTCGCGGCGCTCCGCGACACTGTCAGAGGGATCCACCCGGCGGTGCTCTCCGACCATGGGCTCGCTGCGGCTCTCACCGAGCTCGGTGCCCGCAGCGCAATACCGCTGCGGGTCGACGACCGGGGGTTCCCGCGACTGAGTGCGGAGTGCGAGGCGGCCGCCTACTTCTTCGTGGCGGAGGCCGTGACGAACGCCGCAAAGCACACGTCGGCGCCGTTCGTTCGGGTCGAGCTCTCTGCTCGCAGTGGGCGGGCTTTTATCGATGCGAGTGACGCGGGACACGGCGGCATTGACATAGAGCGGGGCGGCGGCAGCGGCAGTGGGTTGCGCGGGCTCGCCGAGCGCGCGGACGCGCTTGGCGGCTCGCTGACCGTCCGGAGCCCGGTCGGTGGGCCCACGCGGTTGACACTGTCGCTGCCGCTTGCCGCTGAGCTCTCGTTCACCGGGCCGGAGAACAGGAAGGGGGCAGAAGCGCATGCGGATCCTGCTCGCCGATGA
- a CDS encoding ABC transporter ATP-binding protein: MNTSTPSRAPLLWAAGISKSYPTGRTERVSVLRDVSVAVEPGEMVSIVGPSGSGKSTLLYCLAGLERVNTGQIVLAGELVERASEARLARLRRDTVGFVFQNYNLISSLRVRENVALPARLARRRAPNVSAALDQVGLLQHARKRPGALSGGQQQRVALARVLAAQPRLVFADEPTGALDSVTGARVLGLLRDYAVGERSVVLVTHDLEAAARADRAIVLRDGAVVAQLRGCSAAELLEAQRSAPTGAPAVRDGALA; the protein is encoded by the coding sequence ATGAACACTTCCACGCCCTCCCGTGCCCCGCTGCTCTGGGCAGCGGGCATCTCCAAGAGCTATCCGACAGGCCGAACCGAGCGCGTATCCGTGCTGCGTGACGTGAGCGTTGCGGTCGAGCCCGGCGAGATGGTGAGCATCGTCGGCCCTTCGGGCTCGGGCAAGTCGACGCTGCTCTACTGCCTCGCAGGGCTTGAGCGCGTCAACACCGGTCAAATTGTGCTCGCCGGAGAGCTGGTCGAGCGCGCAAGCGAGGCCCGCCTCGCGCGCCTCCGGCGAGACACGGTTGGCTTCGTCTTCCAGAACTACAACCTCATCTCGTCGTTGAGGGTGCGAGAGAACGTGGCCCTCCCGGCGCGCCTCGCGCGGCGCCGGGCGCCGAACGTCAGCGCCGCCCTCGACCAGGTGGGGCTCCTACAGCACGCACGCAAGCGGCCGGGCGCGCTCTCGGGCGGACAGCAGCAGCGAGTCGCGCTCGCGCGAGTCCTCGCGGCCCAGCCTCGCCTCGTCTTTGCTGACGAGCCGACGGGGGCGCTCGACTCGGTGACAGGTGCGAGAGTGCTCGGCCTGCTGCGCGACTACGCTGTGGGCGAGCGCAGCGTGGTACTCGTCACGCACGACCTCGAGGCCGCCGCACGGGCAGACCGCGCGATCGTGCTGCGCGACGGCGCGGTCGTCGCGCAGCTGCGCGGGTGCTCAGCCGCCGAGCTCCTCGAGGCGCAACGCTCAGCCCCGACGGGGGCACCAGCTGTTAGGGATGGAGCACTCGCATGA
- a CDS encoding FtsX-like permease family protein, with product MIGLAVSELRAGWEAWVGLVLVSTVAALACGVGVSMIETGLIAGGQYLEGFSGAAGAVLTFTAPAGVVVTAAVARLAVNLGQPTYARWRLAGVSPGQTAAVVLTQVFGSGAAGGVLGYGLASVLAGPTIHSAFEEGSGGYTEIPIVTGPLTLAVCVGGSIVVALLGGARAARSAARTPALAALREPEIEGKRMRWWRWLALGVAVAAAAWCGTALAGVGSVSQFFSLAPILPVTLTLVLVAAGPALYPLVLRGWSALIPARAGAAWYLARHEANYHLSRSTAAITPLFTGAALFGGLYTVAATSNPAVQALGSSGITLAASQVVLMFGGPILLAVYGAAVVLFMSNRTQGAEQALLRATGAEARTVIAAAALQAVIHVGTAMLLACLVLVTTAAVSALALSNFTPSTPIVDFAHAGSIGAIGCALTVTATLLPVAARGRRSVRTQLAAV from the coding sequence ATGATCGGCCTCGCGGTGTCGGAGCTCCGCGCGGGCTGGGAGGCCTGGGTCGGGCTCGTCCTCGTCTCGACGGTGGCCGCTCTCGCCTGCGGCGTCGGGGTCAGCATGATCGAAACCGGGCTCATCGCGGGCGGCCAGTACCTTGAGGGCTTCTCCGGAGCCGCGGGCGCGGTGCTCACGTTTACCGCACCCGCCGGGGTCGTCGTCACGGCCGCAGTTGCGCGACTCGCGGTCAACCTCGGTCAGCCCACCTATGCACGATGGCGCCTCGCCGGGGTGAGCCCCGGCCAGACCGCGGCCGTGGTGCTCACCCAGGTCTTCGGTTCCGGGGCTGCCGGCGGGGTGCTGGGATACGGGCTCGCGAGCGTCCTCGCCGGGCCGACGATTCACTCGGCGTTCGAGGAGGGGTCGGGCGGCTACACCGAGATCCCGATCGTGACGGGCCCGCTCACACTCGCCGTGTGCGTTGGCGGCTCAATCGTCGTCGCGCTGCTCGGCGGAGCCCGCGCCGCCCGCTCCGCCGCACGCACCCCGGCACTCGCGGCGCTCCGGGAGCCGGAGATCGAGGGAAAGCGGATGCGATGGTGGCGGTGGCTCGCGCTCGGCGTGGCGGTCGCGGCTGCCGCCTGGTGCGGCACCGCACTCGCGGGTGTTGGAAGCGTGTCGCAGTTCTTCTCGCTCGCGCCGATATTGCCCGTGACACTGACACTCGTCCTCGTCGCAGCCGGGCCCGCGCTCTACCCCCTCGTGCTGCGCGGCTGGTCAGCGCTCATCCCTGCCCGCGCGGGCGCGGCCTGGTACCTCGCCAGGCACGAGGCCAACTACCATCTGAGTCGCTCAACCGCGGCGATCACGCCGCTGTTCACCGGGGCTGCCCTCTTCGGGGGCCTCTACACGGTGGCGGCGACCTCGAACCCCGCGGTGCAGGCGCTCGGCAGTAGCGGCATCACGCTCGCCGCATCGCAGGTGGTGCTCATGTTCGGCGGGCCCATCCTGCTCGCGGTGTACGGGGCGGCCGTCGTGCTCTTCATGAGCAACCGGACCCAGGGCGCAGAGCAGGCACTGCTCCGCGCCACCGGTGCCGAGGCGCGCACGGTCATCGCCGCAGCCGCGCTGCAGGCCGTCATCCACGTGGGCACGGCGATGCTGCTCGCCTGCCTGGTTCTCGTCACGACCGCGGCCGTGTCGGCGCTCGCCCTCTCGAATTTCACGCCCTCGACCCCGATCGTCGATTTCGCGCACGCTGGGTCCATCGGGGCAATTGGTTGCGCGCTCACGGTCACCGCGACCCTGCTCCCCGTCGCCGCCCGCGGGCGTCGGTCGGTGCGAACGCAGCTCGCTGCAGTGTAG
- a CDS encoding helix-turn-helix domain-containing protein, translating to MIDGTSVSVIGQHWSGRTELLKRSADALRAIGLAIVQLRGIEHARPLEAFKVALPNLPANRRPDAELAIELPRAITELLSEGPAVVLVDDIDLLDEASWVLLEQIHKATGVPIVGTSESRSDIEPDERLLIRMAHPVVKLTLEELRLDAIHDLLEERLGDQVAPSLSGRIHMKSGGLPGYAIAFADSAKRRAKIRKQGNVWHDGADLWSDELEGAFESLLYRYSEETREALEMLVATGPLSVDQATTLVGQEEIERLEGRGLVRLFSAGTGPRVTVNPPGISDYFRHRAPSVRGVRLRHQIEEVLGPEFGMEIAEQPQVPRQFADVIPNPEVPLVARAFRDRFEADLARTWANWSERPTPGTGIAALELRLTGDSPEGQIEAIVDGTPLDAAEPIEALYFRYLHARWLVTQQRPLETIEETLQGSSDLGHPGAVEALTIGFRAEQIEITDEMLTRIEEISELPGMEGDVGGLILIAMHALGGRPATALEQFAKLPDTGWVPRFAAPLRGLALVTAGRPQEALEWASSQLSVARERFDRSAVVAQAYVAVMALLTMSRYADATAAGSIAASGQFQAANMLFGPDRALMNALAIAARRSGRISSVGTLIERGESYKGRSDAVPMGALGFPAAMVTEIDSTAEETSAAYRALAAELSGRGYEFSAAGSSMLAMLLDFDIDAAVAERSRLEYLGGTVFLAYLDARIAHHNRDADGLVEAARWLRREHANDSALKYFLAAARLHREAGDEDRATEVREEVAALMASEDPATEVALTQVESSLGFTQREREIIDLVAEGMNNPAIASALSLSVRTVETHLRNIRRKSGALEREEIGEYSTHR from the coding sequence GTGATCGACGGCACGTCCGTGTCTGTCATCGGCCAGCACTGGTCTGGCCGCACCGAGCTATTGAAGCGGTCGGCCGACGCGCTCCGCGCGATCGGGCTCGCGATCGTGCAGCTCCGCGGCATTGAGCACGCGCGCCCGCTTGAGGCCTTCAAAGTCGCCCTCCCAAACCTCCCGGCGAACCGACGCCCCGACGCCGAGCTCGCCATCGAGCTTCCCCGTGCCATCACAGAGCTCTTGAGCGAGGGCCCGGCCGTCGTGCTCGTCGACGACATCGACCTCCTTGACGAGGCGTCGTGGGTACTGCTCGAGCAGATCCACAAGGCGACGGGCGTGCCGATCGTCGGGACTTCCGAGTCGCGCAGCGACATCGAGCCCGACGAGCGCCTGCTCATTCGGATGGCTCACCCCGTCGTGAAGCTCACGCTCGAGGAGCTTCGCCTCGACGCGATCCACGACCTGCTTGAGGAACGGCTCGGAGACCAGGTCGCGCCCTCGCTGAGCGGCCGGATCCACATGAAGTCTGGCGGGCTCCCCGGCTACGCGATCGCCTTCGCTGACAGCGCCAAGCGGCGTGCGAAGATTCGCAAGCAGGGCAACGTCTGGCACGACGGCGCCGATCTGTGGTCGGACGAGCTTGAGGGCGCGTTCGAGTCGCTCCTCTACCGGTATTCCGAAGAGACGCGCGAGGCGCTTGAGATGCTCGTCGCGACCGGTCCGTTGTCTGTCGACCAGGCGACGACGCTCGTCGGCCAGGAGGAGATCGAGCGGCTCGAGGGCCGCGGGCTCGTGCGGCTCTTCTCCGCGGGCACCGGGCCTCGCGTGACCGTCAACCCACCCGGCATCAGTGACTACTTCAGGCACCGGGCGCCGTCTGTGCGGGGTGTGCGACTTCGTCACCAGATCGAAGAGGTGCTGGGCCCAGAGTTCGGCATGGAGATCGCCGAGCAGCCGCAGGTTCCGCGCCAGTTTGCCGACGTCATCCCGAACCCCGAGGTTCCGCTCGTCGCTCGCGCATTCCGCGACCGCTTCGAGGCAGACCTTGCCCGTACCTGGGCGAACTGGTCTGAGCGGCCCACGCCCGGCACCGGCATCGCGGCGCTCGAGCTTCGCCTCACCGGCGACTCGCCGGAGGGCCAGATCGAGGCAATCGTCGACGGGACCCCACTCGACGCCGCCGAGCCCATCGAGGCGCTGTACTTCCGTTACCTGCACGCGCGCTGGCTCGTGACCCAGCAGCGGCCGCTCGAAACTATCGAGGAGACGCTGCAGGGAAGCTCAGACCTCGGCCACCCCGGTGCGGTCGAGGCGCTCACGATCGGGTTCCGCGCCGAACAGATCGAAATCACCGACGAGATGCTCACCCGCATCGAGGAGATCTCCGAGCTGCCTGGAATGGAGGGCGACGTCGGTGGGCTGATCCTCATCGCGATGCACGCGCTTGGCGGGCGCCCGGCGACCGCCCTCGAGCAGTTCGCGAAGCTCCCTGACACCGGCTGGGTGCCGCGCTTCGCAGCTCCGCTGCGCGGGCTCGCGCTCGTCACTGCCGGGCGCCCGCAGGAGGCGCTCGAGTGGGCGTCGTCGCAGCTCTCTGTCGCCCGCGAACGGTTCGACCGCTCGGCGGTCGTCGCGCAGGCGTATGTCGCGGTGATGGCGCTGCTCACGATGAGCCGCTACGCCGACGCGACGGCCGCGGGCAGCATCGCCGCAAGCGGCCAGTTCCAGGCGGCGAACATGCTGTTCGGCCCCGACCGCGCGCTCATGAACGCGCTCGCGATCGCGGCCCGCCGCAGCGGCCGAATCAGCTCCGTCGGTACCCTCATCGAGCGCGGCGAGTCGTACAAGGGGAGGAGCGACGCGGTGCCCATGGGCGCGCTCGGCTTCCCTGCCGCGATGGTCACCGAGATCGACAGCACGGCTGAAGAGACGAGCGCGGCCTACCGCGCGCTCGCCGCTGAGCTGAGCGGGCGCGGCTACGAATTCTCGGCAGCCGGGTCATCGATGCTCGCGATGCTGCTCGATTTCGACATCGACGCGGCAGTCGCCGAGCGGTCGCGGCTTGAATACCTCGGGGGCACGGTGTTTCTTGCCTACCTCGACGCCAGGATCGCACACCACAACAGGGACGCGGATGGGCTCGTCGAGGCCGCGAGGTGGCTGCGACGTGAGCACGCGAACGACTCTGCGCTGAAGTACTTCCTCGCCGCGGCGAGGCTGCACCGTGAGGCGGGCGATGAGGATCGGGCGACCGAGGTGCGCGAGGAGGTCGCGGCGCTCATGGCCTCGGAGGATCCCGCGACAGAGGTCGCGCTCACGCAGGTCGAGTCGAGCCTCGGGTTCACCCAGCGCGAGCGGGAGATCATCGACCTCGTCGCCGAGGGCATGAACAACCCCGCGATCGCGAGCGCGCTCAGCCTGTCAGTGCGCACCGTCGAGACGCACCTGCGAAACATTCGCCGCAAGTCTGGTGCGCTCGAGCGCGAAGAGATCGGCGAGTACTCGACACACAGGTAG
- a CDS encoding S24 family peptidase, with protein sequence MRSIILTLRTLSSIALVALAVPFLWATVSGDYYMTVTGVSMQPTYEVGDVLVVQAPKGDELQTPGKPVVVSFSAGDTSDQYVHRVETVTEDGAILKGDGNEVSDPLPVTQEQVLGTPRFALQGTWATLFRMSELWAVRLIVGAVFLIALFVPSKRKDRSATAGPAEASAERADDATEAERVLAGLVSGGQSR encoded by the coding sequence ATGCGAAGCATCATTCTGACCCTGCGAACGCTCTCGAGCATTGCCCTGGTGGCGCTCGCCGTCCCGTTTCTCTGGGCGACAGTCAGCGGCGACTACTACATGACCGTGACGGGCGTCTCCATGCAGCCCACCTACGAGGTCGGTGACGTGCTCGTCGTGCAGGCCCCCAAGGGCGACGAGCTGCAGACGCCCGGCAAGCCCGTTGTCGTCTCGTTCTCGGCAGGCGACACGTCTGACCAGTACGTCCACCGCGTCGAGACCGTCACCGAAGACGGCGCCATCCTCAAGGGCGACGGCAACGAGGTCAGCGACCCGCTCCCCGTGACACAGGAGCAGGTGCTCGGCACCCCGCGCTTCGCGCTGCAGGGAACCTGGGCGACCCTCTTCCGCATGTCCGAGCTCTGGGCCGTGCGCCTCATTGTCGGCGCCGTGTTCCTCATCGCACTCTTCGTACCGAGCAAGCGCAAGGACCGTTCGGCGACGGCTGGCCCCGCCGAGGCCTCGGCGGAGCGCGCTGATGACGCGACGGAGGCCGAGCGAGTACTCGCGGGGCTCGTCTCCGGAGGGCAGTCACGATGA
- a CDS encoding YdeI/OmpD-associated family protein, with the protein MAVCVVTTLEPFGPATAITLSEEQMLELGGGKRAPVVVEIAGRRARLRLASMGGDYVIGISKANRALLGVEVGDTVTASITVDSAERTVEVPDALASALARHPGAREAFDALSFTARKEHAAAVSGAVRDETKDRRIAAIVEAVRAQLG; encoded by the coding sequence ATGGCTGTATGCGTCGTAACCACTCTTGAACCCTTCGGCCCGGCAACGGCAATCACGCTCTCCGAGGAGCAGATGCTCGAACTCGGCGGCGGGAAGCGCGCGCCCGTAGTGGTGGAGATCGCGGGCAGGCGTGCGAGACTGCGCCTCGCGAGCATGGGCGGCGACTACGTCATCGGCATTTCCAAGGCGAACCGCGCGCTCCTCGGCGTCGAGGTCGGCGACACGGTCACCGCGAGCATCACGGTCGATAGTGCGGAGCGCACGGTGGAGGTGCCCGACGCGCTCGCGAGCGCACTAGCGCGCCATCCTGGCGCGCGCGAGGCGTTCGATGCGCTCTCGTTCACGGCGCGGAAAGAGCACGCCGCCGCCGTGTCGGGTGCGGTGCGCGATGAGACGAAGGATCGCCGGATCGCCGCTATCGTCGAAGCGGTCCGGGCACAGCTCGGCTAA
- a CDS encoding MFS transporter, translating to MFPVSETNRTVSERLDALPFTRGHLRVLSGSGLGWALDAMDVGLISFIIAALTQHWGLTKGEGGLIASVGFLGMAIGASLGGLLADRIGRRQVFALTLLIYGLATGASALVGGLALLLIFRFLVGLGLGAELPVASTYVSEFAPARIRGRIIVILEAFWAVGWTASAIIGYFVVPASENGWRWAFVIGAVPAVYALVVRLGLPESPRWLASRGRTAEAEKIVAEFEASAGMGAGSGAAPSSPTPEVAPPPAPEAQAAAVHNRLAAIWAPEYRTRTAAIWAVWFCVNFAYYGAFIWIPSILVDAGFGLVRSFGFTLLITLAQLPGYAVAAWLIEKWGRRLTLSVFLIGSAASALAFGTAETEGAIIAAGMALSFFNLGAWGALYAVTPEIYPTSLRGTGAGWAAGFGRIASIIAPLLVPVMLSAGGAGLTFAVFAVFFVVAAAAAWALVEYRGKALEED from the coding sequence ATGTTCCCTGTGAGTGAGACCAACCGCACAGTTTCAGAGCGCCTCGACGCGCTGCCGTTTACCCGGGGGCACCTTCGCGTGCTCTCGGGGTCGGGGCTTGGCTGGGCGCTCGACGCCATGGATGTCGGGCTCATCTCGTTCATCATCGCCGCGCTCACCCAGCACTGGGGCCTCACGAAGGGTGAGGGCGGGCTCATCGCGTCGGTCGGCTTCCTGGGCATGGCCATCGGAGCGAGCCTCGGAGGCCTCCTGGCCGACCGTATTGGCCGCCGGCAGGTCTTTGCACTCACCCTGCTCATCTACGGCCTTGCGACGGGCGCGAGCGCGCTCGTCGGTGGTCTCGCGCTGCTCCTCATCTTCAGGTTCCTCGTCGGCCTCGGCCTCGGCGCTGAGCTGCCGGTCGCGTCGACGTATGTGTCCGAGTTCGCGCCAGCGCGAATCCGCGGCAGGATCATCGTCATCCTTGAGGCGTTCTGGGCGGTCGGCTGGACCGCGTCTGCGATCATTGGCTACTTCGTCGTCCCGGCATCTGAGAACGGCTGGCGCTGGGCTTTCGTCATCGGGGCGGTGCCGGCGGTCTACGCGCTCGTCGTGCGGCTCGGCCTGCCCGAGTCACCCCGCTGGCTCGCCTCGCGCGGGCGCACGGCCGAGGCCGAAAAGATCGTCGCGGAGTTCGAGGCGTCCGCGGGCATGGGCGCGGGGTCCGGGGCAGCACCGAGCTCGCCGACCCCCGAGGTGGCACCCCCGCCCGCTCCTGAGGCTCAAGCGGCCGCCGTGCACAACCGGCTGGCCGCGATCTGGGCGCCCGAGTACCGCACCCGCACCGCAGCGATCTGGGCGGTCTGGTTCTGTGTGAACTTCGCCTACTACGGCGCGTTCATCTGGATCCCCTCGATCCTGGTCGACGCGGGCTTCGGCCTCGTCCGCTCCTTCGGATTCACCCTGCTCATTACGCTCGCGCAGCTGCCCGGCTACGCGGTCGCCGCATGGCTCATTGAGAAGTGGGGCCGCAGGCTCACCCTGTCGGTGTTTCTCATCGGCTCCGCGGCGTCGGCACTCGCGTTCGGCACGGCTGAGACCGAGGGCGCAATCATCGCCGCGGGCATGGCCCTCTCGTTCTTTAACCTCGGGGCCTGGGGCGCGCTCTACGCGGTCACGCCCGAGATCTACCCGACGTCGCTGCGCGGCACGGGGGCCGGCTGGGCCGCGGGCTTCGGGCGCATCGCGTCGATCATCGCCCCGCTCCTCGTCCCCGTCATGCTCTCGGCTGGCGGAGCGGGCCTGACGTTCGCGGTGTTCGCCGTGTTCTTTGTCGTCGCGGCAGCCGCGGCGTGGGCGCTCGTCGAGTACCGCGGGAAGGCCCTCGAAGAGGATTAG
- a CDS encoding UDP-phosphate alpha-N-acetyl-D-fucosaminephosphotransferase: MTAFAGMFALVLSLVLPFAVKPLLVKLGVMDVPNERSSHEKPVLRGLGLSVLIAIVVVEAVAVVDVFATYGGSFPWQMLLVIALGTLASGLLGLGEDLRGVSVPVRSALLLVIAASTTVALIWIVRGSFGTGPYFGWIVSPGMPESMPWVSLIPAWVLVPLAVYGVLFISSYINVANFMDGLNGISGLHGVIAGLAFAAAGYFWMGGGWLTIAGLVLAAGFAGFLPWNLTKPGAFLGDVGSYLLGGAVAVTSFAAFVAGVPVLAAIGPTIIYFGDVGTTLVKRVRAGHKWDEPHKEHAYQRLQQLGMSHLAASSINAAFTLAASLLGLASIFVAPIWWLVLLVLGLALVVLYQLTPRLLAKKFAA, from the coding sequence ATGACCGCGTTCGCTGGTATGTTCGCGCTCGTGCTCTCGCTCGTACTGCCGTTCGCGGTGAAGCCTCTGCTCGTGAAGCTTGGCGTGATGGACGTGCCGAACGAACGCTCCTCGCACGAAAAGCCCGTGCTTCGTGGGCTCGGCCTCTCGGTGCTGATCGCGATCGTGGTCGTGGAGGCCGTGGCTGTCGTCGACGTCTTCGCGACGTACGGCGGGAGCTTCCCGTGGCAGATGCTGCTCGTCATTGCGCTGGGTACGCTCGCTTCGGGGCTCTTGGGCCTCGGCGAAGACCTCAGAGGCGTCAGCGTGCCAGTGCGGAGCGCGCTGCTGCTCGTCATCGCGGCGTCAACCACGGTCGCGCTGATCTGGATTGTGCGCGGCTCGTTCGGGACGGGGCCCTACTTCGGCTGGATTGTGTCGCCGGGGATGCCCGAAAGCATGCCGTGGGTGAGCCTGATACCGGCGTGGGTGCTCGTGCCGCTCGCGGTGTATGGCGTGCTGTTCATCTCGAGCTACATCAACGTCGCGAACTTCATGGACGGGCTCAACGGCATCAGCGGACTGCACGGCGTCATCGCGGGCCTCGCGTTTGCCGCGGCCGGCTACTTCTGGATGGGCGGGGGGTGGCTCACGATTGCAGGCCTCGTGCTTGCCGCAGGGTTCGCCGGCTTCCTGCCCTGGAACCTCACGAAGCCCGGAGCGTTTCTCGGAGACGTCGGGAGCTATCTACTCGGCGGCGCCGTCGCGGTCACAAGCTTCGCGGCGTTCGTCGCTGGCGTGCCGGTGCTCGCCGCTATCGGCCCGACGATCATCTACTTCGGCGACGTCGGCACGACGCTCGTGAAGCGCGTGCGCGCGGGCCACAAGTGGGACGAGCCGCACAAGGAGCACGCCTACCAGCGGCTCCAGCAGCTCGGCATGTCACACCTCGCGGCCTCGAGCATCAATGCGGCGTTCACACTCGCCGCGTCGCTCCTCGGGCTCGCGTCGATCTTCGTCGCCCCGATCTGGTGGCTCGTGCTGCTCGTGCTCGGCCTCGCGCTCGTTGTGCTCTACCAGCTCACCCCGAGGCTCCTCGCGAAGAAGTTCGCCGCGTAG